One stretch of Amycolatopsis sp. NBC_00345 DNA includes these proteins:
- a CDS encoding (2Fe-2S)-binding protein, which yields MNQQRSFRDARDVGDDLASSLLRVGGLQERGELRRDVPVGWFRCSDLLARPELFEEWRELLSSWLTGEHGSAPARTAASYVMSWYLHVPAYVGALLLHHERRVPSLKPERLAFGLGEDRPHPEGMAVLGDAFYCLPTDPGSVRPEATVVRDERALAGVLRAQYVAHAAEFVRAYAPGSRLGRRMLWAAATDALDNSLWWAGRQGGTPDAEGAGVADAALVLDERHRPLTSASTLRLTDGPDGHREWARRRESCCFSYLLPGEAECGECPRVCSR from the coding sequence GTGAACCAGCAGCGGTCCTTCCGCGATGCGCGTGATGTCGGCGACGACCTCGCATCCTCGTTGCTGCGGGTCGGGGGGCTGCAGGAGCGCGGGGAGCTGCGACGGGACGTGCCGGTCGGCTGGTTCCGCTGTTCCGACCTGCTCGCGCGGCCCGAGCTGTTCGAGGAGTGGCGCGAGCTGCTGTCGTCCTGGCTGACCGGGGAGCACGGCTCGGCGCCGGCGCGGACCGCCGCCAGCTACGTCATGTCCTGGTACCTGCACGTGCCCGCGTACGTCGGCGCGCTGCTGCTGCACCACGAGCGGCGGGTCCCGTCGCTCAAGCCGGAGCGCCTCGCGTTCGGCCTTGGCGAAGACCGCCCGCATCCGGAGGGGATGGCGGTGCTGGGCGATGCCTTCTATTGCCTGCCCACCGACCCCGGCTCGGTCCGGCCGGAGGCCACGGTGGTGCGCGACGAGCGCGCGCTGGCCGGCGTGCTGCGGGCCCAGTACGTGGCGCACGCCGCCGAGTTCGTCCGCGCGTACGCGCCGGGCAGCCGGCTCGGCCGCCGCATGCTGTGGGCCGCCGCGACGGACGCGCTCGACAATTCACTCTGGTGGGCCGGTCGCCAAGGCGGGACTCCGGACGCCGAGGGGGCGGGCGTCGCCGACGCGGCCCTGGTGCTCGACGAGCGCCACCGGCCGTTGACCTCGGCCTCGACCCTGCGGCTCACCGACGGCCCGGACGGGCACCGCGAGTGGGCACGCCGGCGCGAGAGCTGCTGTTTCTCCTATCTGCTGCCCGGCGAGGCCGAGTGCGGAGAGTGCCCGCGGGTCTGCTCCCGCTGA
- a CDS encoding TIGR03086 family metal-binding protein, translating into MPDHSALLHPAAAAFLSAAASVDDLAVPTPCSGYDARALLNHLLYWGPWLAAAGRREEYAPAVQEAEAGLVDDGWLAALRKQTGVLVEAFEPAAAWAGTVTFGSSEMPAAAVGDMVLGEFVLHGWDLARASGAAWTCPDDAAAAVLAAAVEMGPVARSMGVYGPEVPVDSAAPVLDRALGAAGRDPAWTP; encoded by the coding sequence ATGCCTGATCACTCCGCCCTGCTGCACCCGGCCGCGGCCGCGTTCCTGTCCGCCGCGGCCTCGGTCGACGATCTCGCGGTGCCCACGCCGTGCTCCGGATACGACGCCAGGGCCCTGCTGAACCACCTTCTCTACTGGGGCCCGTGGCTGGCGGCCGCCGGCAGGCGCGAGGAGTACGCCCCGGCCGTCCAGGAGGCCGAGGCGGGCCTGGTGGACGACGGCTGGCTCGCGGCCCTGCGGAAGCAGACCGGCGTGCTGGTCGAGGCCTTCGAACCGGCCGCGGCCTGGGCCGGCACCGTCACTTTCGGCTCGAGCGAGATGCCCGCCGCGGCGGTGGGCGACATGGTCCTCGGCGAGTTCGTGCTGCACGGCTGGGACCTGGCCCGCGCGTCCGGCGCGGCCTGGACGTGCCCGGACGACGCGGCGGCCGCCGTGCTGGCCGCCGCGGTCGAGATGGGCCCGGTGGCCCGGTCGATGGGCGTCTACGGGCCGGAGGTCCCCGTCGACTCCGCGGCGCCCGTGCTGGACCGCGCGTTGGGCGCCGCCGGGCGCGATCCGGCCTGGACTCCCTGA
- a CDS encoding helix-turn-helix domain-containing protein translates to MRRIPRGIVDEHVARTKFTLTRHAPAPELRESVEYHWLLRWDLDGPHEQHVLPNLSVHVTFFPGAAGVHGPSHAVFTHRLDGRVQGLGARFRPGCFAPFLGAPVRTIADRSVPLADVFGPSWSETLESVRKSCTDEEMVAAVDKLLIAKRVTLSPAARSAADAVETIAADPEITRVGQLASAIGLPARATQRLFAEHVGCTPKWAIRIYRLNEAARVIADTFAPDYAALAARLGYSDQPHFSRDFRAVTGQSPTEFAQSAHSGAGQKADNKNGRRR, encoded by the coding sequence ATGCGCCGGATCCCCCGCGGCATCGTCGACGAGCACGTGGCGCGGACGAAGTTCACGCTCACCCGGCACGCGCCGGCGCCCGAGCTGCGCGAGTCCGTCGAATACCACTGGCTGCTGCGCTGGGACCTCGACGGGCCGCACGAGCAGCACGTGCTGCCGAACCTGTCCGTGCACGTGACGTTCTTCCCCGGCGCCGCGGGCGTCCACGGGCCGTCCCACGCCGTGTTCACCCACCGGCTCGACGGCCGGGTGCAGGGCCTCGGCGCGCGGTTCCGGCCCGGCTGTTTCGCCCCGTTCCTCGGCGCACCCGTGCGCACCATCGCGGACCGTTCAGTCCCGCTGGCCGACGTGTTCGGCCCTTCCTGGAGTGAAACGCTGGAATCCGTGCGGAAATCGTGTACCGACGAGGAAATGGTCGCTGCAGTCGACAAGTTGCTGATCGCAAAGCGAGTGACGCTCTCACCCGCCGCGCGCTCGGCTGCTGACGCGGTGGAAACAATCGCGGCCGATCCGGAAATCACTCGGGTCGGTCAGCTCGCCTCGGCGATCGGGCTGCCTGCACGTGCAACTCAACGGCTGTTCGCGGAACACGTCGGATGCACGCCCAAGTGGGCGATCCGGATATACCGGCTGAACGAGGCCGCCCGAGTGATCGCCGACACGTTCGCACCCGATTACGCTGCACTCGCCGCCCGTCTCGGCTATAGCGATCAACCACACTTCAGCCGCGATTTCCGCGCGGTGACCGGACAGTCGCCGACCGAGTTCGCCCAGTCGGCCCACTCCGGGGCCGGACAGAAAGCGGACAACAAAAACGGCCGCCGGAGATAA
- a CDS encoding histone-like nucleoid-structuring protein Lsr2 — MAQKVLVSLVDDLDGSEAEETLEFGLDGVSYQIDLSSENAEELRDALAQYVEHARRAGGRKRAALRPVAGGKAAARPATVDREQNQAIRSWARKNGYQVSDRGRIPSEVVEAYHKKN, encoded by the coding sequence ATGGCACAGAAGGTGCTGGTCTCCCTGGTTGATGACCTCGACGGCAGTGAGGCCGAAGAGACTCTCGAGTTCGGTTTGGACGGCGTGAGCTACCAGATCGACTTGTCCTCGGAAAACGCCGAGGAGTTGCGGGACGCGCTCGCCCAGTACGTCGAGCACGCCCGTCGCGCCGGTGGCCGCAAGCGCGCGGCCCTTCGCCCGGTCGCGGGCGGTAAGGCGGCGGCGCGGCCGGCCACGGTCGACCGCGAGCAGAACCAGGCGATTCGCTCCTGGGCGCGCAAGAACGGCTACCAGGTTTCCGATCGCGGACGCATCCCGTCCGAGGTCGTGGAGGCTTACCACAAGAAGAACTGA
- the lysS gene encoding lysine--tRNA ligase, with protein sequence MTEFPASAALPDDDLPEQMRVRRDKRDRIIAEGVDPYPVEVPRTHSLAEIRAAHSDLPADTSTGQTVGVTGRVMFLRNTGKLCFATLREGEGTELQAMISLAKVGEQALAAWKSDVDLGDHVFVEGEVITSKRGELSVMADKWQLTSKALRPLPVAHKELAEETRIRQRYVDLILRDRARDVVRTRAGVVRSMRESFHRRGFTEVETPMLQTLHGGAAARPFVTHSNAFDLDLYLRIAPELYLKRCVVGGIEKVFEINRNFRNEGSDSSHSPEFAMLEYYEAYATYETNAVMTRELIQEAAENVLGTQIVTLADGTEYDLSGEWTTLGMYESLSAALGEEVTPETPAEALHKFAEARGIEVDPKLAHGKLVEELWEHLVGDDLHAPTFVRDFPLETSPLTRQHRTRAGVAEKWDLYIRGFELATGYSELVDPVVERQRLTEQSRLVAAGDSEAMPLDEDFLRALEYGMPPSGGVGMGVDRLLMALTGLGIRETILFPLVRPE encoded by the coding sequence ATGACCGAATTCCCCGCGTCCGCCGCGCTGCCCGATGACGACCTGCCCGAACAGATGCGGGTGCGCCGGGACAAGCGCGACCGGATAATCGCGGAGGGTGTTGATCCTTACCCCGTCGAGGTTCCCCGCACCCACTCGCTCGCCGAGATCCGGGCCGCGCATTCGGATCTCCCGGCCGACACCAGCACTGGTCAGACGGTCGGCGTCACCGGCAGGGTGATGTTTCTCCGCAATACGGGCAAACTGTGTTTCGCCACTCTTCGTGAGGGTGAGGGCACGGAACTGCAGGCGATGATCAGCCTCGCGAAGGTCGGCGAGCAGGCGCTCGCGGCGTGGAAGTCCGATGTCGATCTCGGTGACCACGTATTCGTCGAGGGCGAGGTGATCACTTCCAAGCGCGGTGAGCTTTCCGTGATGGCGGACAAGTGGCAGCTCACGTCCAAGGCGTTGCGCCCGCTGCCCGTCGCGCACAAGGAGCTGGCCGAGGAAACGCGAATCCGGCAGCGTTATGTCGACCTGATTCTGCGTGACCGGGCCCGCGATGTGGTGCGCACTCGCGCCGGGGTGGTGCGCTCGATGCGCGAGTCGTTCCACCGGCGTGGATTCACCGAGGTCGAGACGCCGATGCTGCAGACCCTGCACGGCGGCGCCGCGGCCCGGCCTTTCGTGACGCATTCGAATGCGTTCGACCTCGACCTGTACCTGCGGATCGCGCCTGAGCTGTACCTCAAGCGCTGTGTGGTAGGGGGGATCGAGAAGGTTTTCGAGATCAACCGGAACTTCCGGAACGAGGGCAGCGACTCCTCGCACTCGCCCGAGTTCGCGATGCTGGAGTACTACGAGGCCTACGCCACGTACGAGACCAATGCGGTGATGACGCGCGAGCTGATCCAGGAGGCGGCGGAGAACGTCCTCGGCACCCAGATCGTCACCCTCGCCGACGGAACGGAGTACGACCTTTCCGGCGAATGGACGACACTCGGGATGTACGAGTCACTGTCGGCAGCGCTCGGTGAAGAAGTGACGCCGGAGACACCGGCGGAGGCGCTGCACAAGTTCGCCGAAGCGCGTGGTATCGAGGTCGATCCGAAGCTCGCTCACGGCAAACTCGTGGAAGAACTGTGGGAACACCTCGTCGGTGACGATCTTCATGCTCCCACTTTTGTCCGTGATTTTCCGCTCGAGACCTCCCCCTTGACCAGGCAGCACCGTACCCGTGCGGGGGTTGCGGAGAAGTGGGACCTCTACATACGCGGTTTCGAACTCGCGACCGGTTACTCCGAACTGGTGGATCCGGTCGTGGAACGCCAGCGGCTGACCGAGCAGTCCCGGCTGGTGGCCGCGGGTGATAGCGAAGCCATGCCTCTTGACGAGGATTTCCTCCGGGCCCTGGAGTACGGAATGCCCCCGAGCGGCGGTGTCGGAATGGGTGTCGACCGGCTGCTGATGGCGCTGACCGGGCTCGGTATCCGGGAGACGATCCTCTTCCCGCTCGTCCGGCCCGAATAG
- a CDS encoding class I SAM-dependent methyltransferase: MTEPTHDPELHSRRASSFGEEAAAYAEHRPDYPRAALAWGLDGVTHGAKDVLDLAAGTGKLTQGLVELGVSVTAVEPDPGMLAELTRLLPGVTALEGKAEQIPLPDASVDAVFIGQALHWFDLEPAFAEIARVLRPGGIVQPLWNHDDVSVPWVAEFSATVRSGVSQTWASGERTLETPPGFAPFEENRFHHSQRRTIDSMLATIATHSHLLVSEPAERDAILATAREALRANPATGNGEFDLPLLTTAFRARRL; encoded by the coding sequence GTGACCGAACCCACGCATGACCCGGAACTGCACTCCCGGCGCGCCTCGTCGTTCGGCGAAGAGGCGGCCGCCTACGCCGAACACCGGCCCGACTACCCGCGGGCCGCGCTGGCCTGGGGCCTCGACGGCGTCACCCACGGGGCCAAGGACGTACTGGACCTGGCGGCGGGCACGGGAAAGCTCACCCAGGGCCTCGTCGAGCTGGGTGTTTCCGTGACGGCCGTGGAGCCGGACCCGGGGATGCTGGCCGAGCTGACCCGGCTGCTGCCGGGCGTCACCGCGCTGGAGGGCAAGGCCGAACAGATCCCGCTGCCCGACGCGTCGGTGGACGCGGTGTTCATCGGCCAGGCGCTGCACTGGTTCGACCTGGAGCCGGCGTTCGCCGAGATCGCGCGGGTGCTGCGGCCGGGCGGGATCGTGCAGCCGCTGTGGAACCACGACGACGTCAGCGTGCCCTGGGTCGCCGAGTTCTCCGCCACCGTGCGCAGCGGCGTGAGCCAGACCTGGGCGAGCGGCGAGCGGACGCTGGAGACGCCGCCGGGCTTCGCGCCGTTCGAGGAGAACCGTTTCCACCACTCGCAACGGCGGACCATCGACTCGATGCTGGCCACGATCGCCACCCACTCGCACCTGCTGGTGTCCGAGCCGGCGGAGCGCGACGCGATCCTGGCCACGGCGCGCGAGGCCCTGCGCGCGAACCCGGCCACCGGAAACGGTGAGTTCGACCTGCCGTTGCTGACCACCGCGTTCCGCGCCCGCCGGCTCTGA
- a CDS encoding DMT family transporter, producing the protein MSWLVLIVSGVLETVWAAALGAAKGFSRPLPIITFAIALLLSMSGLAYALRTIPLGTGYAVWVGIGAVGTAIYGIVAQHDPASFGRIACLVLIVAGVVGLKVLH; encoded by the coding sequence ATGTCCTGGCTCGTGCTCATCGTCTCCGGCGTCCTCGAAACCGTCTGGGCCGCCGCGCTCGGCGCGGCAAAGGGTTTCAGCCGCCCACTCCCGATCATCACCTTCGCGATCGCGCTGCTGCTCAGCATGAGCGGGCTCGCCTACGCCCTGCGCACCATCCCGCTCGGCACCGGTTACGCGGTGTGGGTCGGCATCGGCGCGGTGGGGACCGCCATCTACGGCATCGTGGCCCAGCACGACCCGGCGTCGTTCGGCCGGATCGCCTGCCTGGTGCTGATCGTCGCCGGGGTGGTCGGGCTGAAGGTGCTGCACTGA
- a CDS encoding type III pantothenate kinase, giving the protein MLLTVDVGNTNIVLGLYDGQTLVGDWRMRTDARITADELALTMRGLLGAHADAVTGISALSTVPAVLRELRVMLGRYYQRLPKIVVEPGVRTGVPLLVDNPREVGADRLVNTLAAHHLHATACVVVDFGTSTNVDAISAKGEFLGGAFAPGIEISVDALAARAAALRKVELVPPRSVIGKNTVECLQSGILYGFAGQVDGLVRRIVRELEPDGAGPVAVIATGGLAPLVLGESETIKEHVPDLTLMGLRLVYERNVR; this is encoded by the coding sequence GTGCTGCTCACCGTCGACGTCGGTAACACCAACATCGTGCTCGGCCTGTACGACGGGCAGACGCTCGTCGGCGACTGGCGCATGCGCACCGACGCGCGCATCACCGCCGACGAGCTCGCGCTCACCATGCGCGGCCTGCTCGGCGCGCACGCCGACGCGGTCACGGGCATCAGCGCGCTGTCCACGGTTCCGGCCGTGCTGCGCGAACTGCGCGTGATGCTGGGCCGCTATTACCAGCGGCTGCCGAAGATCGTCGTCGAGCCGGGGGTGCGCACGGGCGTGCCCCTGCTCGTCGACAACCCCAGGGAGGTCGGTGCCGACCGCCTGGTGAACACCCTCGCCGCCCACCACCTGCACGCCACGGCGTGTGTGGTGGTCGACTTCGGCACGTCCACGAACGTCGACGCGATCTCCGCGAAGGGCGAGTTCCTCGGCGGCGCGTTCGCGCCCGGGATCGAGATCTCGGTGGACGCGCTGGCCGCGCGCGCCGCGGCGCTGCGCAAGGTGGAGCTGGTGCCGCCGCGGTCGGTGATCGGCAAGAACACCGTGGAGTGCCTGCAATCCGGCATCCTCTACGGCTTCGCGGGCCAGGTCGACGGCCTCGTCCGCCGGATCGTGCGCGAGCTGGAGCCGGACGGCGCCGGGCCGGTCGCGGTGATCGCGACCGGCGGGCTGGCGCCGCTGGTGCTCGGTGAGTCGGAGACGATCAAGGAGCACGTGCCGGACCTGACCCTGATGGGCCTGCGGCTGGTGTACGAGCGCAACGTGCGCTGA
- the panD gene encoding aspartate 1-decarboxylase, protein MYRTMLKSKIHRATVTQADLHYVGSVTVDEDLMEAADLLPGEQVSIVDVTNGARLETYVIKGERGSGVLGINGAAAHLVHPGDLVILISYGQMDDAEAAGYEPRVVFVSEDNRIVESGADPAYVPEGSGLLSGTVLLPDEDIIAFPVAETADARRLDALLHAES, encoded by the coding sequence ATGTACCGCACGATGCTGAAATCCAAGATCCACCGGGCCACGGTGACCCAGGCGGATCTGCACTACGTGGGTTCGGTGACCGTCGACGAGGACCTGATGGAGGCCGCCGACCTGCTGCCGGGCGAGCAGGTGTCCATTGTGGACGTCACCAACGGCGCCCGCCTCGAGACGTACGTGATCAAGGGCGAGCGGGGCAGCGGCGTGCTCGGCATCAACGGCGCCGCCGCGCACCTGGTGCACCCGGGCGACCTCGTCATCCTCATCTCCTACGGGCAGATGGACGACGCCGAGGCCGCCGGGTACGAGCCGCGGGTGGTCTTCGTCTCCGAGGACAACCGGATCGTCGAGAGCGGCGCGGACCCGGCGTACGTGCCGGAGGGTTCGGGCCTGCTGTCGGGCACCGTCCTGCTGCCGGACGAGGACATCATCGCGTTCCCAGTGGCGGAGACGGCCGACGCGCGCCGCCTCGACGCGCTGCTGCACGCGGAAAGCTGA
- the panC gene encoding pantoate--beta-alanine ligase: MTTPKFQRGTLNTFQPPEHISQVSQALRAVGRKVALVPTMGALHDGHRELLRRAKRLPNTIVAASIFVNPLQFGEGEDFEAYPRPLEVDLATLSDSGVELAFTPKASDLYTEGAAVTVHPGPLGDELEGAVRPGHFAGVLTVVAKLLNLLRPDYAFFGEKDYQQLVLIKRMVRDLNIPTHVIGVPTVRERDGLALSSRNVYLTPEQREDAVVLSAALSAGAHVGRDGAEAVLDVARRTLAARPQVVVDYLELRGTDLGPAPVDGEARLLIAARVGSTRLIDNVGLLLGAAVEHPSMELDAGE, translated from the coding sequence GTGACCACACCGAAGTTCCAGCGCGGCACGTTGAACACGTTCCAGCCGCCCGAGCACATCAGCCAGGTGAGCCAGGCGCTGCGCGCCGTCGGCCGCAAGGTCGCGCTCGTGCCCACCATGGGCGCCCTGCACGACGGGCACCGCGAGCTGCTGCGCCGCGCGAAGCGGCTGCCGAACACGATCGTCGCCGCGTCGATCTTCGTGAACCCGCTGCAGTTCGGCGAGGGCGAGGACTTCGAGGCCTACCCGCGTCCGCTGGAAGTCGACCTCGCCACGCTCTCCGACTCCGGCGTCGAGCTGGCCTTCACACCCAAGGCTTCGGACCTCTACACCGAGGGCGCGGCCGTCACCGTGCACCCCGGCCCGCTCGGCGACGAGCTGGAGGGCGCCGTGCGGCCCGGCCACTTCGCGGGCGTGCTGACCGTCGTGGCGAAGCTGCTCAACCTGCTGCGCCCGGACTACGCGTTCTTCGGGGAGAAGGACTACCAGCAGCTGGTGCTGATCAAGCGGATGGTGCGGGACCTGAACATCCCCACCCACGTGATCGGGGTGCCGACGGTGCGCGAGCGGGACGGGCTCGCGCTTTCTTCACGCAACGTCTACCTGACGCCGGAGCAGCGGGAAGACGCCGTGGTGCTTTCCGCGGCCCTCTCCGCGGGGGCGCACGTCGGGCGAGACGGAGCGGAAGCGGTTTTGGACGTGGCCCGCCGGACTTTGGCCGCGCGTCCCCAGGTGGTGGTGGACTACCTGGAATTGAGGGGAACCGATCTCGGGCCGGCGCCCGTCGACGGTGAGGCACGGCTGTTGATCGCCGCCCGGGTGGGGAGCACCCGGCTGATCGACAACGTGGGACTGCTGCTCGGAGCCGCGGTGGAGCATCCGAGCATGGAGCTGGACGCAGGGGAATAA
- a CDS encoding Rossmann-like and DUF2520 domain-containing protein, whose product MNRPARLAVGVVSTGRVGSVLGAALARAGHTVVAASGLSAASVARAERLLPGVPLLPPDEVVRRADLVLLALPDDALAGMLRGLVATESLRAGQIVVHTSGAHGVDVLAPATEIGALPLALHPVMTFTGRAEDLERLATASIGVTATADDEAAWNVGEALAVEMGAEPVRIPEAARALYHAALAHGANHLMTLVADCTELLRKAGIGQSERLVAPLLSAALDNVLRHGDRALTGPVARGDLGTVRKHLAVLTEASPEIAPAYRALARRTAERSRAAGQLDPAAAAELTELLDDPAEGQHP is encoded by the coding sequence ATGAACCGGCCCGCCCGTCTCGCGGTGGGCGTGGTGTCGACCGGCCGGGTCGGCAGCGTGCTCGGCGCGGCGCTGGCCCGCGCGGGCCACACCGTGGTCGCCGCGTCGGGGCTGTCCGCGGCGTCCGTCGCCCGGGCCGAGCGCCTGCTCCCCGGCGTCCCGCTGCTGCCGCCCGACGAGGTCGTCCGGCGCGCGGACCTGGTGCTGCTGGCGCTGCCCGACGACGCGCTCGCGGGCATGCTGCGCGGCCTGGTGGCCACGGAGTCGCTGCGCGCCGGCCAGATCGTCGTCCACACCTCCGGCGCCCACGGCGTGGACGTCCTCGCGCCCGCCACCGAGATCGGCGCACTGCCGCTGGCGCTGCACCCGGTGATGACGTTCACCGGCCGCGCCGAGGACCTCGAACGGCTGGCCACCGCCAGCATCGGCGTCACCGCGACGGCCGACGACGAGGCGGCGTGGAACGTCGGCGAGGCGCTCGCCGTCGAGATGGGCGCTGAGCCGGTACGCATCCCCGAAGCGGCCCGCGCGCTCTATCACGCCGCGCTGGCCCACGGCGCGAACCACCTGATGACGCTCGTCGCGGACTGCACGGAACTCCTCCGCAAGGCCGGAATCGGGCAATCGGAACGACTCGTCGCACCACTGCTGTCGGCCGCCCTGGATAATGTCCTTCGACACGGCGATCGCGCCCTCACCGGCCCGGTCGCGCGTGGTGACCTCGGCACCGTCCGCAAGCACCTCGCGGTGCTGACGGAGGCGTCACCGGAGATCGCCCCCGCCTACCGGGCACTGGCCCGGCGCACGGCGGAGCGATCCCGGGCCGCCGGGCAGCTCGACCCGGCGGCCGCCGCCGAGCTCACCGAACTTCTCGACGACCCCGCCGAAGGACAGCACCCGTGA